From one Agathobaculum sp. NTUH-O15-33 genomic stretch:
- a CDS encoding DUF362 domain-containing protein, which yields MAYVISDACISCGSCSGECPVGAIAEGDGKYEINADACIDCGSCAGSCPVGAINQG from the coding sequence ATGGCATATGTAATTTCTGACGCTTGCATCAGCTGTGGCTCCTGCTCGGGCGAGTGCCCGGTCGGCGCGATCGCTGAAGGCGACGGCAAGTACGAGATCAACGCGGATGCGTGCATCGATTGCGGTTCCTGCGCGGGTTCCTGCCCGGTAGGCGCGATCAATCAGGGTTGA
- a CDS encoding CtsR family transcriptional regulator, with translation MKMSDLIAEFIGEMLSDGGGVAELQRKSLADRFDCVPSQINYVIETRFTPEHGYLVESQRGGGGYIRIIRLMNDKQRTLVEAARGLGGRLSQNDAARMTRALVSAELLSPTEGQLLLSACSDGALAEVDKADRDRLRASIFRCAILGIAT, from the coding sequence ATGAAAATGTCGGATCTGATCGCCGAGTTTATCGGCGAAATGCTGTCGGACGGCGGCGGCGTGGCTGAGTTACAGCGCAAAAGTCTTGCCGACCGTTTCGACTGCGTGCCCAGCCAGATCAACTACGTGATCGAAACGCGCTTCACACCGGAGCACGGCTATCTGGTTGAAAGCCAGCGGGGCGGCGGCGGTTATATCCGCATTATCCGCCTGATGAACGATAAGCAGCGCACCTTGGTGGAAGCGGCGCGCGGACTGGGCGGGCGTCTATCGCAAAACGACGCGGCCCGCATGACCCGTGCCCTCGTCAGCGCCGAGCTGCTCAGCCCGACCGAAGGACAGTTGTTGCTCTCCGCCTGTTCGGACGGCGCGCTGGCCGAAGTAGACAAGGCGGACCGCGACCGCCTGCGCGCTTCGATCTTCCGCTGCGCGATCTTGGGCATCGCCACTTAA
- a CDS encoding UvrB/UvrC motif-containing protein codes for MKCEKCGKNEATTFYSENVNGQKREMHLCSDCAKEMNLGGAFENAFQGFGELWSDPFHSFLGSGFGSLWQNMLGAPTAAMLGTERKCKTCGMTESELRRTGRVGCPDCYGAFADILNPYVQKVHGASQHIGAAPAAEEPKQDPVEALKAQLQTAIQNEEYEQAAHLRDEIRRLEGEQK; via the coding sequence ATGAAATGCGAAAAATGCGGTAAGAATGAAGCAACGACCTTTTACAGCGAAAATGTGAACGGCCAGAAACGGGAAATGCACCTGTGCAGCGATTGTGCGAAGGAAATGAACCTTGGCGGCGCGTTTGAAAACGCCTTTCAGGGCTTCGGAGAGCTTTGGAGCGATCCGTTCCACTCCTTCCTTGGCAGCGGCTTCGGCAGCCTATGGCAAAACATGCTGGGCGCGCCCACAGCGGCCATGCTCGGCACCGAGCGCAAATGTAAGACCTGCGGCATGACGGAAAGCGAACTGCGGAGGACCGGCCGCGTCGGCTGTCCGGACTGCTACGGCGCCTTTGCCGACATTCTGAATCCCTATGTGCAAAAGGTACACGGCGCGAGCCAGCACATTGGCGCGGCGCCCGCCGCCGAAGAACCCAAGCAAGACCCGGTCGAAGCGCTCAAAGCGCAGCTTCAGACCGCGATCCAGAACGAAGAATATGAACAGGCCGCGCACCTGCGCGATGAGATCCGCAGATTGGAGGGCGAACAGAAATGA
- a CDS encoding ATP--guanido phosphotransferase — protein sequence MSMFEISGGFTGLAASSRVRLARNLKGYPFRGLTEAQRAEIADKVFAALQKPPAIAAEFTKQQLAPRSAEAAALVETHLISPELAQNGGWLIFSRDKGVSIMIGEEDHLRLQVIGTGLCPKECLETAERIAKLIENELPFAYDERLGYLTACPTNVGTGLRASIMLHLPMLTATGSIQQLIGFAGSRGCAVRGAYGEGSEAVGGFYQISNQVTLGSSAADLTDKLIAAATEVIEAEKKVREQVRAQNEPALRDRICRAAGAMRSAYLMQTGEAIACISDVLIGLQMGYLTGPAPEALYALEQAIRPAVLGGAAQERDQKRAALMRETAQSITIV from the coding sequence ATGAGCATGTTTGAAATATCCGGCGGCTTTACCGGACTGGCGGCCTCCTCCCGCGTACGGTTGGCGCGCAACCTAAAGGGCTACCCGTTTCGAGGCTTGACCGAAGCGCAGCGCGCTGAAATCGCCGACAAGGTGTTCGCCGCCCTGCAAAAACCCCCTGCCATTGCCGCGGAATTTACCAAGCAGCAGCTCGCGCCCCGTTCCGCGGAGGCCGCCGCGCTGGTAGAGACCCATTTGATATCGCCCGAACTGGCGCAAAACGGCGGCTGGCTGATTTTTTCGAGGGATAAGGGCGTTTCCATTATGATCGGCGAAGAAGACCATTTGCGTTTGCAGGTGATCGGCACGGGCCTGTGTCCCAAGGAATGCCTTGAGACCGCCGAACGCATCGCCAAGCTGATCGAAAACGAACTTCCCTTTGCGTATGACGAACGCCTCGGCTACTTGACCGCTTGCCCGACCAACGTCGGCACCGGCCTGCGCGCTTCGATCATGCTGCACCTGCCCATGCTGACCGCGACCGGCAGCATCCAGCAGCTGATCGGCTTTGCCGGCAGCCGCGGCTGCGCGGTGCGCGGCGCTTACGGCGAAGGCTCGGAAGCGGTGGGCGGCTTCTATCAAATCTCCAACCAAGTGACGCTTGGCTCCTCCGCGGCCGATTTGACCGATAAACTGATCGCCGCCGCGACCGAGGTGATCGAAGCGGAAAAGAAGGTGCGCGAACAGGTACGCGCCCAGAACGAACCCGCCCTGCGCGACCGTATTTGCCGCGCGGCAGGCGCCATGCGTTCGGCTTATTTGATGCAGACCGGCGAGGCGATTGCCTGCATATCCGATGTGCTGATCGGCCTGCAAATGGGCTACCTGACCGGCCCCGCGCCGGAAGCGCTCTACGCGCTTGAGCAAGCGATCCGTCCCGCCGTGCTCGGCGGCGCGGCGCAGGAGCGCGACCAAAAGCGCGCCGCGCTGATGCGTGAAACGGCGCAGAGCATTACCATTGTTTAA
- a CDS encoding prepilin-type N-terminal cleavage/methylation domain-containing protein, translating to MKTLKRKLRSRAGMTLTELLAAMAVLALLGTAIGAGTSAATRVYRQSTTFSEAAVLASTLTEAIADELRYATDLPETDASNPPFTSQTYGKGVSITNGIDDDEGHLMIGSHALVGSRTYTSGLTAVVDIEWKGKAFDVTLTINDASAVKQKEAKFSIAPINA from the coding sequence ATGAAAACCCTCAAACGCAAGCTCCGCTCGCGGGCGGGTATGACGCTTACCGAGCTGCTTGCCGCGATGGCGGTGTTGGCCTTGCTCGGCACGGCCATTGGCGCGGGCACCAGCGCGGCTACCCGTGTGTACCGCCAATCAACCACCTTTTCCGAAGCCGCCGTGCTTGCATCCACCTTGACGGAGGCGATCGCGGACGAGCTGCGCTATGCGACCGATCTGCCGGAAACGGATGCGTCCAATCCGCCGTTTACCAGCCAGACCTATGGCAAAGGCGTTTCGATTACAAACGGCATAGATGATGATGAGGGCCATCTGATGATCGGTTCACACGCTCTCGTCGGCTCCCGTACCTATACGAGCGGACTGACAGCAGTGGTCGATATCGAATGGAAGGGTAAGGCTTTTGACGTGACGCTCACGATCAATGACGCTTCGGCAGTGAAACAGAAAGAAGCCAAGTTCTCCATTGCGCCGATCAATGCATAA
- a CDS encoding type IV pilus modification PilV family protein produces the protein MFRKLKSQKGETLVETIAAILVVSLASAAFAAMIMSASKLNSKAAEIDQTYYAALETVEKNDGATHGTVTVGTDTGVKIYWTEQEKLRAYRSAGGGVTP, from the coding sequence TTGTTTCGTAAATTAAAAAGTCAAAAGGGCGAAACGCTGGTCGAGACCATTGCAGCAATCCTTGTTGTTTCGCTGGCTTCTGCGGCGTTCGCGGCGATGATCATGTCCGCGTCCAAGCTCAATAGCAAGGCCGCGGAGATCGATCAAACCTATTATGCGGCGCTGGAAACCGTGGAAAAGAATGATGGCGCAACGCACGGAACGGTCACGGTTGGTACGGATACCGGCGTAAAAATCTATTGGACGGAGCAGGAAAAGCTGCGCGCCTACCGCAGCGCGGGAGGGGGCGTCACACCATGA